The region ACTTTACGATTCCTTCGGTAACAGAGGCTATCCAATTGAAAAGAGTATCAAGAGCGGGAGTAAGAAAACGGCCGATAACGATCTGCACAGCGTTTGCGCCCTGCACCATCCGCTGGAACGGATCACACGCTTCATGGCCATGGCTTCCGCCTGCGTCATGTCGGTTATACCGTTCAATTTTTGCAGAGAAGCGGAAAGGTTGTCCGTGTCATTCATCAAGAGCTTAACCAG is a window of Maridesulfovibrio sp. DNA encoding:
- a CDS encoding type II toxin-antitoxin system HicB family antitoxin codes for the protein MYYPVIVHKDENSDYGGIVYDFKGCFTAGATVDELVANVQEAIECHTEGEEFDVPTPSDLLVKLLMNDTDNLSASLQKLNGITDMTQAEAMAMKRVIRSSGWCRAQTLCRSLSAVFLLPLLILFSIG